GTAGTTCAGGAAATTCTGCCACACCGCCGGCCAGAAGGGCGGATAGCAAACAAGGCAGATGACCCATCCCAGGAGCGTGGTCTGGATTGTCTTGATGTGGGTGTTGAGCAGCTTCAGGGTGGCGAGGTAGCCGATGCTGGCGAAGCCCACGTCGATGAAATAGAGCCCGTCGAATATGAGCGAGAAGCCGGCCGCCTGATCCCTGAAGGTTGCCGCCAGATCGAGCGGCAGCAGGTTCTTCAGGTTCGAGAGCGCGAACGTGACCATGAGGGGCGCGAAGAAACCCTTGAGCACCCAGCCCAGCACGTATTGCCGGGCCGCATCGCTGAGAGGCGCGGGAAAACCCCTGAGGGTGCCGCTGCCGATCTCCCACAGCTCATCCTGCTTCTCCGGCAGAAGCGCATCGGCCACGAACAGGTAGACGAGCGCCAACACACAGAGACCCGCATACCACCACGGGCCATCGGGCAGGAGCGGCAGCACGAAGGTCTCGGCAAATCCCCGGAAGACGATGTAGGCGGCGCAAAGCCCGGCCAACAGCGCCGCGAGCCCCACCGCTTTCACCGCCACCCGCGCAACATTTGGCTGCCAGTCTTTCCGCGCGGCCTCGACAATCCGGGGCAGTTCCGCCCCCACGAAGGGGATGGCGATGCCGCTGCAGATGAGAAACAGGGCAAGTTTTGGCGGGAAGGCCTGCACTTTGGACAGGGAAAAAGCCCCGGCGCCCAATGCAAGCGCACTCCAGGCGCTGGCCTGGCTGACGGCGGAAAGGGGCCGTGAGGTGCTGTCCATCCCCGGGATTCTTATGAGATTCGCATTCTCTTGCGCAACCGAAGCCTGTTTTCGCACCGCATCCTGCGCAACCCTGCCCCCAAACATCCGGAATCTGATAGCGTTAACTAAGAGTTAACGAAGTTGTTGCATCGCAGCAACACAGGAATGACAAGGTATTTTCGGGGGTCTGATCCTTATTGCGGTCACATTTGGACAATGTAAGATCTCCATTCAAGACAGGCGGCTGTCATGAGGCACGCCACTCCTACTGGGAGTGACGTCTGAACTGAACAACGAATGCCTGAAGGGGGTATTACCATATGAATAAGTACTTCAAGTCTGCTGCAGTTCTGTCAGCACTCTACTTCGGTCTACTTTCAACGACCGCATCTGCCGGCGAAACAGAAATGGTTTCGATGATCAAGGCGCTCGCACCCGCCCATGGTGTGCCAACCTGGTTTGCACTGCGCATCGCCAAGGTTGAATCGAACTACAATCCGCACGCCCGCGGATCCCACGGTGAACTGGGCCTGTTCCAGCTGAAGTGCGCCACGGCGCGCGAAATGGGCTTCCGTGGCAATTGCACGACGCTTCTCAATCCGTCCGTCAACATCCAGTACGGCCTGAAGCACCTTGCCCTTGCCATTCGCAAGTCCAACGGCAACCTGAAGCTCGCGGCCTCCAAGCACAACGGCGGCCTTGGCCGCAAGAAACTCGTGGCCTCCTACGTCGCCAAGGTGTTTTGAACGCCTTGACGCCAGCGTTCCCGTGACAGGCTGAGGTTTGTCACGGGCACTTCCCGCCCCTGCGCCTTGGAATAACTGCTGCACGGGCCGGTCACTTCAAATCCCAGCTTCACCAGGATGCGCGCCGAAGCGGCGTTGTCGTTGTGGTAACAGGCGATGAGTTCGCGGTGGCCTTCCCGCCCGAAGGCGTCATCGACCATGGCGCGGCCCGCCTCGCTGCCGATGCCTTTTCCCCACATCGCTTGCGAATACCAGTAGCCAAGCTCGGCATTGTCCGAGGCTTCATGCCATTCATAGCTGATGACGCCGATCAGCTGTCCGGGCGAGGTCTTTTCCTCGACGCCGGCAATGCGCGAGCGGGCAACGCCTGACGCCGCGAAGTCCAGGAATTCCAAAGCATCGCTGCGGTGGTAGGGATGGGGAATGCGCGCCGTGTTGCGCGCGATGGCAAAATCATTGAGTTCGCGCACCAGCACATCAGCATCCTCCGCGCGCAACGGGCGCAGGATCAGCCGGGCGGTTTCAAGATCGTTCCACACCATCGCCTCCACAACGAAAAAAGGGAGGAGATGGTGTTCCATCTCCTCCCGGACTGCAATGCCGGATGATCCGGCAGAAGCGCTTGCGTTATTCCGCTGCCTTGGGGGCAACGACAGACACGAGCTGCTTGTTGTCCTTGGTGCCGCGGAAGGTCACGGTGCCGGCGACCATCGCGAAGATGGTGTGGTCACGGCCCATGCCGACGCCCGTTCCCGGGTGCCACTTGGTGCCGCGCTGGCGCAGGATGATGTTGCCGGGAATGGCCTGCTCGCCACCGAACAGCTTTACGCCGAGACGGCGGCCAGCGGTGTCGCGGCCGTTGCGGGATGAACCGCCTGCTTTTTTGTGTGCCATGGATCAGTCTCCTTGGATCAATTCGATTAGGTGCGGGCGCGGTCGGTCTTGGCGCGGGGCGGCTTGCCGGCGAGGAGTTCCTTCGCCTGCTCGATCCATTCCTCGCGGCCGATGCGGCCCTTCTGCTTCAGGTGGGCTTCGGCCTTGGCCACGTCATCGGCGCTCATGGCGGCGATGGAGGCGAAGGTGTTGTAGCCCAGTTCGCGCATGCCCGTTTCCATCTTGGGGCCAATGCCGCCAATGAGGGAAATGTCATCCGACTTGCCTTCACCCACGGGCGCGGCGAGCGGCTGGGCGGCAGCGGCCGGAGCGGCCTTGGCTTCCGCCTTCTTCTCGGCCTTGGCCTTGGCGGCCGGCTTCGCACCACCTGTCAGGATGTCGGTGATCGTCACCGACGTCAGCAACTGGCGGTGGCCGTTGCGGCGGCGGTAGTGCTTGCGGCGGCGCTTCTTGAAAATATAGACCGTGTCGGCCTTCTCCTGGGCGGCGATTTCGCCGACCACGGTGGCGCCGGCCACGAAGGGCGCGCCAATTTCAACCGAACCGCCGTTGCCGACCATCAGCACGTTGTCGAACGTGATCTGGTCGCCGGCGGCGCCGTCGAGCTTTTCAATGGTGATCTTGTCGTTGGCGGCAACGCGATACTGCTTGCCGCCCGTCTTGATGACTGCGTACATTCTCTTCCTTCTTTCCCGCGCCGGACGGAGCCGCTTTCTAACCCGTTGGAAAAGCGGTCTTTTTCAATATTGCTTCCGAAGAAGCCGGGCACCCTGGGGCAGCGCAATGGGCTTGGACAGCATGGTTGCCGCCAAAGTCCGTGGCTGAATGGCGAATTCACCCTGAAAAGTCAAGTCTGGCGGCAGGAGCCCGCCGGGGCCTTGCATGCCGCCGGAGTTGTGGTTTCATGGGGCCTCCGGAGGGCTCCCGATGTTGCGTCGTATTCTGGCACTGTGCCTGGCCTTGGCCCTTGCGATGGCATTTGCCCTTGAGGCAGATGCGGCCGGCAAGAAAAAGAAGAAGCCGGCCCCGTCCACTCCGGCGGTGGCGAAGCCCATCTATGATGCTCCCATGCGGGTTGTCATCGTGCAGGCGGACAGCCGCCACTGTACCGCCATCTGCCCGGAATGGATTGCCGCCGAGGGCGAGATCACGCCCGCAACTCCCGCCCTCTTCGCCAAGGTGTTCAAGCAGATGGGCAAGCGCAAGCTGCCCATCCTCATCCGTTCACCGGGCGGCTCCATCCGCCATGCCATGCAGATCGGCCAGATGATCCGCAAGCGCGGCCTCGACGTGGCGGTGGGCTATACTCTCTATTCCGGCTGCGCCCCCGACAAGAAAGACTGCAAGCTGCCCGAGGGCCGCGCTGGCGTTTATGAAGGGGTCGCGCTTGAATATAACGCCTGGTGCAATTCCGCCTGCCACCTCGTGCTGGCCGCCGGCACCCACCGTCTCGCCGGACTGGGAACCTACGTCGGCGTGCACCAACCCCGCACCGTGTGGACCCGCGAGATCATCACCTACCGCGAGCGCTACCGCATCGTGAAGGGCAAGAAGAAAGTGATCGATCGCAAGATCGTCAGCCGCAAGCCGGACAAGTCGAAGGTGACGTATGGCATCTACAAGGGCCTGAAGAAGGAACTGACGGCCTACTACAGGCAGATGGGAATTGACCTCGCCATCATCACCGAAAGTGAGAAGGCGGAATTCAAGTCCATCAACAACCTCACCAAGGATCAGCTCGAAAAGCTGCACCTCCGCACCAACGCCGGTGGAGTCGCCCTCCTCATGGGCAACGACCTCTGCAAGTCCACACCCATGCCGGGGAATTGCGTGGCCTCTCCTGCTGGCGCGCTCACCCAGTAGCGCGCTGCTCCATCAACCCCACCAGCCCGTCCATGATCCTGTTCAGGTCGTAGTCCTTGGGTGTGTAGATGGCGGCGGCGCCGAGTTGCTTGAGCACGTTTGCGTCGTCGTCCGGGATGATGCCGCCAACCACGACGGGGATGGAGATGTTCCGTGCACGGAGTTTCTGCATGACGTCGCGCACCAGCGGCACATGGCTGCCGGACAGGATCGAAAGGCCGAGAAGCTGCACTTTTTCCGCCACCGCCCGCTCCACCAGCTCGTCGGGCGTCATGCGGATGCCGTCGTAGATGACGGACATGCCGATGTCGGCGGCGCGGGTTGCGATCTGCTCGGCACCGTTGGAATGGCCGTCGAGTCCGGGCTTGCCCATGAGGAATTTGGGTGCGACCCCAAGGGCTTGTGCAAGTTTTGCCACACGTCCCTGAAGCGCCTCATGTGAAGCATGAACGCCGTCATGGGGGCGGAGGCTCACGCCCGTGGGCGCGCGGAACTCCCCGAACACCTCACGCAAGGCGCTGCCCCATTCACCCGTTGTGACGCCAGCCCTGGCGCAGGCAATGGAGGGCTCCATGATGCTGCGGCCTTCCGCTGCCGCTTGCTTCAGCGCCGCGAGAGCCGCGGCGGCAGCCTTGCAGTCGCGCATCGCCCGCCACGCCTTGAGGCGTTCGATCTGGCCGAACTCCACATCGTCCTTCACCGTCATGATGGCATTGCCGGAGGCAAGCGGCGACGGCTCGCTGGAGGTGAAGACGTTGACACCGACGACCTGTATCTCGCCTGACTCGATCGCTTGCAGGCGTGCCGTGTTGGAGGAAACGAGCGCCTCCTTCATGTAAGCGAGCCCCGCCAGGGAGGCCGCGCCGCCTTGCGCCGCCACCGCTGCCATTTCCGTCCGGGCCTCCGCCTTCAGCGCCTCCACCTTGGCGGCAATCACGCTGCTGCCGTCGAAGATGTCCTCGTGCTCAAGCAGGTCCGTCTCGAAGGCCATGATCTGCTGCATGCGGAGCGACCACTGCTGGTCGAAAGGCCGCGGCAGGCCCAGCGCCTCGTTCCACGCCGGCAACTGCACCGCGCGGGCGCGCGCCGTCTTCGACAGCACCACGCCCAGCATCTCGATGAGGATGCGATAGACGTTGTTTTCAGGCTGCGGCTCGGTGAGTCCGAGCGAATTGACCTGCACGCCATAGCGGAAGCGGCGGAGTTTTTCGTCGGCCACACCGTAGCGCTCCCGCAGCATCTCGTCCCAGAGATCGACGAAGGCGCGCATCTTGCAGACTTCCGTCACAAAGCGGATACCCGCGTTGACGAAGAACGAGATGCGGCTGGCAACGATGGGGAAGGCTCCGGCGGCAATCTCGGGCGAGGCCTTGCAGGCATCGAGCACGGCCGTGGCCGTGGCGAGCGCGAAGGCAAGTTCCTGCGCCGGCGTCGCACCCGCTTCCTGCAGATGGTAGGAGCAGATGTTGACGGGGTTGAACTTCGGCATCTCCCGCGTGGCGAAGGCAATGGTATCGACCGTCAGGCGCAACGAGGCCTCCGGCGGAAACACATAAGTGCCACGCGCCAGATACTCCTTGATGATGTCGTTCTGCGTGGTGCCCTGCAGCTTCTCGCGCGGTGCCCCCTGCTCCTCCGCCACCGCCACGTAGAGCGCCATCAGCCACGCCGCTGTGGCATTGATGGTCATGGAGGTGTTCATCTCGGCGAGCGGAATGCCATCGAAGAGGGCCCGCATGTCGCCGATGTGCGAGATGGGCACGCCGACCTTTCCCACTTCGCCCCGCGCCCGCGGATCATCGCTGTCGTAGCCCGTCTGCGTCGGCAGGTCGAAGGCCACCGACAATCCGGTCTGGCCCTTGGACAGGTTGGTGCGGAACAGCCGGTTGGAATCTTCCGCCGTGGAATGCCCGGCGTAGGTCCGCATCAGCCAGGGACTGTCCTTGCGGCGTTCAGACATGGAAGCCCCGGCGGTGGGAAACCCGATCGTGTTGCATTGCAGCAGGGAAGCATGGCGGTTGCGGTGCCGCAACCCCACTTTGGTGCAGCCTTCAGCCGCGCCCTTGCCCCGAACTTCCGGTCTTGAGCAAGAGCAGCAGCAGGAATGCCACGATCATCTGCCCTGCGACGGCAAACACGATCGCCGTCTGCATCTCGGTCGCGCCCGCGAGATGCAGGTCGCGGCCCAGGTAGTTTGCAAAAAGGCCGGAGACAAAGAGGAGGATGAAGCACAAGGGCAGCGTGAACATGCGGCTTCCCGCCGTGAAGCCCGTGAGCACAAAGGACGAGCAGGCCGTGAAGGCAAGCAGCGTCACCGTGGTCACGCGTGACGGCGACCACATGGTGAAGCCGCTGTAAACGTCCCAAACGGCGTCAAGAACCTGTTCCATCAGTCCGGCCCCCCGTCCCGCATGCAGATGATCAATGGTATCCCGACGCGCCGAACGCCGGTTGCGCAATGTGGTCCGCAACCTGCGACAACGTCAAGATGCCGCGTGGTCGGGGGCCAGTCCTGCCATGGACTAATGGTGCAATGCAAAATAGGTTGGACTGGCGCAGACTGATCTCCTGTTTCCCAGCCGTGAGGACCTCCATGACCGCAGCCGCCAGCACGCTCCCCTCCTCGACCGACCAGGGCCGGGCAAAGGACGTCTATGCCATCGGCAAGATTCCGCCTCTCGGTCAGGTGCCGGCGCAAATGCATGCCTGGTGCATCCGCCAGGACCGCCACGGGCCGCCCGATACGGCGATGCAGGTGGAGGTCGTTCCGACGTGGGAGATCGGCGAGGATGAATGCCTCATCCTCGTGATGGCGGCGGGCGTGAACTACAACGGCGTCTGGGCCGCGCTGGGCAAGCCCATCTCGCCCATCGACGGCCACAAGAATCCCTTCCACATCGCGGGCTCGGACGCCTCGGGCGTTGTCTATGCCGTGGGTGCCAAGGTGAAGCGCTGGAAGGTGGGAGACGAGATCGTCGTCCACTGCAATCAGGATGACGGCGACGACGAGGAGTGCAATGGCGGCGACCCCATGTTCTCGCCCTCGCAGCGGATCTGGGGTTACGAAACGCCGGACGGCTCCTTCGCCCAGTTCGCCCGCGTGCAGGCCCGCCAGCTCCTGCCCAAGCCGAAGCACCTCTCATGGGAGGAAAGCGCCTGCTACATGCTCACCCTCGCTACCGCCTACCGCATGCTCTTCGGCCACCGCCCGCATGTGCTGAGCGCGGGCCAGAGCGTGCTGGTGTGGGGCGCCTCGGGCGGGCTCGGCTCCATGGCCGTGCAGCTTGCAGCGACGACAGGTGCAAGCGCCATCGGCGTCGTGTCCGACGAGGACAAGCGCGACTTCGTGCTCGGCCTCGGTGCCCGTGGCGTCATCAACCGCAAGGACTTCAAATGCTGGGGCGCCATGCCCGAGGTGGGCACACCCGCCTACAATGACTGGCTGAAGCAGGCCCGCGAATTCGGCAAGGCAATCTGGAACATCACCGGCAAGGGCAACAACGTCGACATGGTGTTCGAACATCCGGGTGAGTCGACCTTCCCGGTCTCGATCCTCGTGGTGAAGCGGGGCGGCATGGTTGTGATCTGCGCCGGCACCACGGGCTACAACCTGACCATGGATGCGCGGTACCTGTGGATGCACCAGAAGCGCGCCCAGGGATCGCACTTTGCAAATCTCATGCAGGCCTCCGCCGCCAACAAGCTGGTCGAGGCCCAGCGCATTGATCCCTGCATGTCGGAGGTCTACGGCTGGAACGACATCCCCCTCGCCCACATGAAGATGTGGAAGAACGAACACCGCCCCGGCAACATGGCCGTGCTGGTCTCAGCGCCGCGCGCCGGACTGAAGAGCTTCGAGGACACGCTGGAAGCTGCGGGGTGAGGCTTCCGCCCCCTCACTCCCGCTTGTCCGGTTTTTCCGGAACCGTGTCGGTTGTCTGCAACAGGTCGATGACGCGGTTCACTTCGCCCCCAAGGATCAGAACCAGCGCGGAGAGATAGAGGAAGAACATGGCGGCAAACAGCCCGGAGAGCGAGGCGTAGGTGGAGGCGAAGGAGTTGAACTCCAGCAGCCACCAGGAAAAGCCCAGCGCCATCACGCCCCAGATGATGACCGTGACGAGCACGCCCGGCAGCAGGCGCCGCAGCGGCAGCCGCCGCGCCGGCAGCGCCACATGGGCGGCAAAGACGCCGGCAAAGATCAGCAGCAGCGCCAGCGGAATGCGCATCTGCTGCAACTCCGCAAAGCGCGCCACCGCCTCGACGCCGTGGGTGGCTGCATAGCGGAGTGCCAGTGGCAGCAGCACCAGCAGGACTGAAAAGGCAAGGAACAGCGCCGCCGCACCCACAACGAAGAGGATGTCGATGAGATAGATGAGCCAGCCCGAGCGCTGCTCTTTCAGGTCATAGGCGCGGTTGAGGCCGACGCGCACCGAATCCACACCCGCCATGGCGCTCCAGATCGTCAGCAATGCAGCGAGGCTGAGGAGGTCGGCGCGCGGCACCGTGAGGATGGAGCGGATCTCGCTCGCCAGCGGTTGCACCACCGCCGGAGGAACGACCCCGATGATGAAATCGACAGCCGCCCGCGACTGTTCCTCCGTGCCGAAAAATCCGGCAAGCGCCGTGAGGAAGATGAGGAACGGAAAGATCGAGAACAACATGCGGAAGGCGATGTTTCCGGCGAGCGGCACGGCCTCGTCGGCGAAGAGACGCCTCAGGCTCTCCACGGCGAGGCGCACCGGGCTGATGCTGGGCGTGGCGCTGCTGTTCTTGGTCATGCCGTCACCCTATCCCCCGTTTGCAGTGCGCGCCATTGCAGCCTTTGCATTCGCCTTTGTACGCAAAGACGGGCAAGAGGTTTAGTCCAAGAGGCTTCAATGGCATCGCGCTTCGTCAAACCCTTCATCGCCGCGGCACCCGCCCTCTTCGTGGTGATGTGGGCGACGGGCTTTGTGGTGGCAAGGCTCTCGGCGCCTCATGTGGAACCCTTCACCTTCCTTGCCCTGCGCTTTCCCCTGGCTGCGGCCCTCTTCGCCGCCATCGCCGTGGCCGTGAAGGCGCCATGGCCCGGCTTTCGCCCGGCGTTGCATGCGACGGTGGCGGGCAGCCTCATTCATGCGGTCTACCTCGCACCCATCTACTGGTCGGTGGCCCATGGCCTTCCCGCAGGCGTCTCGGCGCTGATCGTGGGATTGCAGCCGCTCCTCACCGCCTTCCTCGCGGCAGGACTGGTGAAGGAACGGATTGGCCCCCGCCATTGGCTCGGACTCACCGTGGGACTTGCGGGCGTGGGCCTCGT
The nucleotide sequence above comes from Hyphomicrobiales bacterium. Encoded proteins:
- a CDS encoding lytic transglycosylase domain-containing protein; protein product: MNKYFKSAAVLSALYFGLLSTTASAGETEMVSMIKALAPAHGVPTWFALRIAKVESNYNPHARGSHGELGLFQLKCATAREMGFRGNCTTLLNPSVNIQYGLKHLALAIRKSNGNLKLAASKHNGGLGRKKLVASYVAKVF
- a CDS encoding GNAT family N-acetyltransferase, which translates into the protein MEHHLLPFFVVEAMVWNDLETARLILRPLRAEDADVLVRELNDFAIARNTARIPHPYHRSDALEFLDFAASGVARSRIAGVEEKTSPGQLIGVISYEWHEASDNAELGYWYSQAMWGKGIGSEAGRAMVDDAFGREGHRELIACYHNDNAASARILVKLGFEVTGPCSSYSKAQGREVPVTNLSLSRERWRQGVQNTLAT
- the rpmA gene encoding 50S ribosomal protein L27, encoding MAHKKAGGSSRNGRDTAGRRLGVKLFGGEQAIPGNIILRQRGTKWHPGTGVGMGRDHTIFAMVAGTVTFRGTKDNKQLVSVVAPKAAE
- a CDS encoding 50S ribosomal protein L21; translated protein: MYAVIKTGGKQYRVAANDKITIEKLDGAAGDQITFDNVLMVGNGGSVEIGAPFVAGATVVGEIAAQEKADTVYIFKKRRRKHYRRRNGHRQLLTSVTITDILTGGAKPAAKAKAEKKAEAKAAPAAAAQPLAAPVGEGKSDDISLIGGIGPKMETGMRELGYNTFASIAAMSADDVAKAEAHLKQKGRIGREEWIEQAKELLAGKPPRAKTDRART
- a CDS encoding protein meaA; translated protein: MSERRKDSPWLMRTYAGHSTAEDSNRLFRTNLSKGQTGLSVAFDLPTQTGYDSDDPRARGEVGKVGVPISHIGDMRALFDGIPLAEMNTSMTINATAAWLMALYVAVAEEQGAPREKLQGTTQNDIIKEYLARGTYVFPPEASLRLTVDTIAFATREMPKFNPVNICSYHLQEAGATPAQELAFALATATAVLDACKASPEIAAGAFPIVASRISFFVNAGIRFVTEVCKMRAFVDLWDEMLRERYGVADEKLRRFRYGVQVNSLGLTEPQPENNVYRILIEMLGVVLSKTARARAVQLPAWNEALGLPRPFDQQWSLRMQQIMAFETDLLEHEDIFDGSSVIAAKVEALKAEARTEMAAVAAQGGAASLAGLAYMKEALVSSNTARLQAIESGEIQVVGVNVFTSSEPSPLASGNAIMTVKDDVEFGQIERLKAWRAMRDCKAAAAALAALKQAAAEGRSIMEPSIACARAGVTTGEWGSALREVFGEFRAPTGVSLRPHDGVHASHEALQGRVAKLAQALGVAPKFLMGKPGLDGHSNGAEQIATRAADIGMSVIYDGIRMTPDELVERAVAEKVQLLGLSILSGSHVPLVRDVMQKLRARNISIPVVVGGIIPDDDANVLKQLGAAAIYTPKDYDLNRIMDGLVGLMEQRATG
- the ccrA gene encoding crotonyl-CoA carboxylase/reductase; protein product: MTAAASTLPSSTDQGRAKDVYAIGKIPPLGQVPAQMHAWCIRQDRHGPPDTAMQVEVVPTWEIGEDECLILVMAAGVNYNGVWAALGKPISPIDGHKNPFHIAGSDASGVVYAVGAKVKRWKVGDEIVVHCNQDDGDDEECNGGDPMFSPSQRIWGYETPDGSFAQFARVQARQLLPKPKHLSWEESACYMLTLATAYRMLFGHRPHVLSAGQSVLVWGASGGLGSMAVQLAATTGASAIGVVSDEDKRDFVLGLGARGVINRKDFKCWGAMPEVGTPAYNDWLKQAREFGKAIWNITGKGNNVDMVFEHPGESTFPVSILVVKRGGMVVICAGTTGYNLTMDARYLWMHQKRAQGSHFANLMQASAANKLVEAQRIDPCMSEVYGWNDIPLAHMKMWKNEHRPGNMAVLVSAPRAGLKSFEDTLEAAG
- a CDS encoding YihY/virulence factor BrkB family protein codes for the protein MTKNSSATPSISPVRLAVESLRRLFADEAVPLAGNIAFRMLFSIFPFLIFLTALAGFFGTEEQSRAAVDFIIGVVPPAVVQPLASEIRSILTVPRADLLSLAALLTIWSAMAGVDSVRVGLNRAYDLKEQRSGWLIYLIDILFVVGAAALFLAFSVLLVLLPLALRYAATHGVEAVARFAELQQMRIPLALLLIFAGVFAAHVALPARRLPLRRLLPGVLVTVIIWGVMALGFSWWLLEFNSFASTYASLSGLFAAMFFLYLSALVLILGGEVNRVIDLLQTTDTVPEKPDKRE